The Streptomyces sp. M92 nucleotide sequence GATCGCTGCTGTTCTGGTACTGCTGCCGGGCCAGCCGTCCGGCCGCGCCACGGCTGTCGTGCAGGGACAGACGGGTCCGCGCCAGTTCGGCGTCCAGCCGCCGCACCTCGGCGCGCTGCTTCTTCAGGCGCTCCTCGGTGCCGTTGTAGGTCTCGGTGGCCTTCTCCGCCTCCCGGTAGAGCCGCTGAAGGTCCGTCAGCAGCCCTGCCACGGAACGGTCGCCGGGCGTGCCGGGCGCGGGTTCGGCCGACGCGGTCCCGGGCGCGAACCCGATTCCGGCCGCCACCGCGGCCGTACACACCAAGCGCAGCAGCCTTCCTGACATGCCATCACCTCCCGCGCGGGGCGGTGGGTCCGCTCCGCACGGTGAGCATGTGGCGGGCCGGCGGACTCCGCGCGCCGAGTGTGCGCGGTTCGGCGCAACGGGGTCACCCGTCGGCGTCGTCCGGCTTGCCACCCGGCGTGGCGTCTGGATCGGCGGTCGCCGGGCGGTCGGGCTTCGACCAGGGCCACTTCCGGCCGGAGGCCTTGTCGCCCTCGGGGGCGTGGACGTACTTCCAGCGGGCGAGCCGCAGCCCGCCCCGCGCGTCCCGGGGCTCCCTCCGGTACACGAGCACGGTGGGCGGGCCGCCGTCCGGGCCGGGTACGGGGATGCGGTAGGTCTTCGGCGGGTGCCCGGTCATGCCGACGAGCACGGGCAGCACCCGCCCGTCCATCGGGCCGCCCTCGAAGGGGGTGTCTTCGCTCTTCACGGCACCAGTGTCGGTGATCCGCCGGCCGCTGTCAGAGGTCCGCCGCGAGCGCCTCGACCAGCGCCGCCGTCTGCGGGTCCCGGCGGGCGGTGACCGTCAGGACGGCGAGGAACTGCTCCACCAGCCACTCCCGCATCTCGTCGAGGGGCGGCTGCTTGCCCTCGTCCAGCCACATCAGCGACGCCGCCTCCACCGCCGTGATCCACATCCGGACGGTCATGTGGAGCCGCGGGCCCGGTTCGGCGACGTCCAGGTGGCTCATGATGTGCTCGGCGGCGGCCCGGCGTACGCCGTCCACGATGGAGGAGGTCCGGGAGGTCTCGGCGACGCTGCCGCCGCGCAGCAGGGCGCTGAAACCGGTGTCGTGCTCGTCGACGAAGGTGAGGTAGCGGTCCAGGGCGCGGGAGAGCCGTGTCAGCAGCGGACCCTCGCGGGGTTCGTCGAAGCACAGCCGCAGCTCGTCGGCGGCCGACCGGAGCGCGGCCTCGTACAGCTGCTGCTTGCCGCCCGGGAAGTACCGGTACACCAGCGGCCGCGAGACCCCGGCCTGCTCGGCCACGTCGTCCAGGGAGACCTCCTCCGGCGGCCGGTGCGCGAAGAGGGCGAGCGCGGCCTCCAGCAGCTGGACGCGGCGCTCCTCGACGCTGAGGCGGCGGTAGGCGGGGGTGGGGGCCTGCGGACTCATGACCCG carries:
- a CDS encoding TetR/AcrR family transcriptional regulator: MSPQAPTPAYRRLSVEERRVQLLEAALALFAHRPPEEVSLDDVAEQAGVSRPLVYRYFPGGKQQLYEAALRSAADELRLCFDEPREGPLLTRLSRALDRYLTFVDEHDTGFSALLRGGSVAETSRTSSIVDGVRRAAAEHIMSHLDVAEPGPRLHMTVRMWITAVEAASLMWLDEGKQPPLDEMREWLVEQFLAVLTVTARRDPQTAALVEALAADL